A window from Suncus etruscus isolate mSunEtr1 chromosome 18, mSunEtr1.pri.cur, whole genome shotgun sequence encodes these proteins:
- the LOC125995706 gene encoding HLA class II histocompatibility antigen, DR beta 3 chain-like encodes MDRYFYNGAEHLRFDSDLGEFQAMKERGRPIFKSLKSRKDLLEKQRSAVNIYCKHNYQGTAILIKLQIVKPLVTVFPAKTQTLNHHNLLVCSVNGFYPGHIEVRWFRNGQEQEAGVIATGLIPNGDWTFQTLVMLETVPESGDIYV; translated from the exons ATGGACAGATACTTTTATAACGGAGCTGAGCATTTGCGCTTCGACAGCGACCTGGGCGAGTTCCAGGCGATGAAGGAGCGGGGGCGACCGATTTTCAAGTCCTTGAAGTCAAGGAAGGACCTCCTGGAGAAGCAGCGCTCCGCGGTGAACATATACTGCAAGCATAACTACCAGGGTACAGCGATCTTGATCAAGCTGCAAATag TTAAGCCCCTGGTGACCGTGTTTCCTGCAAAAACTCAGACTCTGAACCACCACAACCTCCTGGTCTGCTCTGTGAATGGTTTCTATCCAGGTCATATTGAAGTCAGGTGGTTCAGGAATGGCCAAGAACAGGAGGCCGGAGTGATCGCCACAGGACTCATCCCTAATGGAGACTGGACCTTCCAGACCCTGGTGATGCTTGAAACAGTTCCTGAGAGTGGAGACATCTATGTCTAA